A genomic window from Candidatus Bathyarchaeota archaeon includes:
- the purQ gene encoding phosphoribosylformylglycinamidine synthase subunit PurQ, which yields MKAEDIRVLVMRVGGTNCDAETKRAFDDLGAKAEVFHFNEVVKHGCILDYDALVFPGGFSYGDYVRAGAIWATGTVTKLRKDLKQFDEEERPIIGICNGFQVLVEAGLLPGFDGITDYPEATLATNIPIGYRCKWIHLKHENAGNCIFTQNISKGKVMHLPVAHGEGRFLFAKEKEEKYLQKLYDNDQLVFRYSTKDGDYANGKFPTNPNGAFHDIAGICNPAGTVFGLMPHPERAFYGWQLPDWTKTENLQTYGDGKLVFESMIEYLKKKF from the coding sequence ATGAAGGCTGAAGACATTCGTGTTCTGGTTATGCGTGTTGGTGGAACAAACTGTGATGCTGAAACTAAACGAGCGTTTGACGATTTAGGGGCAAAAGCTGAAGTTTTTCATTTCAATGAAGTAGTGAAACATGGTTGTATTTTGGATTATGATGCTTTGGTTTTTCCGGGTGGATTTTCGTATGGGGATTATGTTCGGGCAGGTGCGATTTGGGCAACTGGAACCGTAACCAAGCTGCGTAAAGACCTCAAACAGTTCGATGAAGAGGAACGCCCCATCATCGGAATCTGTAACGGTTTTCAAGTATTAGTCGAAGCTGGACTATTACCCGGTTTTGATGGAATCACTGATTACCCCGAAGCAACTTTGGCAACTAACATTCCAATTGGTTACCGTTGCAAGTGGATTCATTTAAAGCACGAGAACGCGGGTAACTGTATTTTTACTCAAAACATCTCAAAAGGCAAAGTTATGCATCTGCCTGTTGCTCATGGTGAAGGTCGATTCTTGTTTGCGAAAGAAAAAGAAGAAAAATATCTGCAAAAACTCTACGACAACGACCAATTAGTCTTCAGGTACAGCACTAAAGATGGGGACTACGCCAATGGAAAATTCCCAACTAACCCAAATGGCGCATTCCACGACATTGCTGGAATATGCAACCCTGCAGGAACAGTTTTTGGTTTAATGCCTCATCCAGAACGAGCTTTCTATGGATGGCAATTGCCTGACTGGACAAAAACAGAAAACCTGCAAACGTACGGAGACGGAAAATTAGTTTTCGAATCCATGATAGAATATCTAAAGAAAAAATTCTAA
- the purL gene encoding phosphoribosylformylglycinamidine synthase subunit PurL → MSRYVKKDVPFELVEINLQDADDQELLQISAKMGIGLNLNEMKIVKNYFAQKNRNPTDVELQTIGQTWSEHCYHKTFKGDITTPEGKISSLFKTYIAKATKELNPSWCISVFEDNAGIIDFDKNYAIAAKVETHNHPSAIEPFGGAATGTGGVIRDILAVWADPIACTDVLCFGPLDYDYNKLPAGTKHPKYVYSGVVAGIGTYGNNMGIPTVNGAINFDESYVGNVVVYCGCIGILPKDKFVKDTRAGDIALLVGGETGRDGIHGVTFASAELTKESEEISRPAVQIANPIEEERVKRAIVKLRDAGLGSAITDIGGGGISCGTGEMAERSNLGIHVFLEKIPLKYQGLAPWEIYVSESQERMLLSVPEKNLEKALEIFENENVTAAPIGKFTTDGMLKVTYHGQIVADLDIDFIFVPPKFVASTDWQPPKLEEPILSEPTDLNKELLDLLSLPNIASKESVIRTYDHEVKGNTVLKPLQSKYGGPNDAAVLKPLVDSWMGVVVSSGLNTNYGKIDPYWMAASCIDEAIRNNVAVGGRRIALLDNFTWGNPQKPDRLGSLVSACKACYDFAKGFEAPFISGKDSLYNESPMGPVTPTLLITAIGIIPDIRKTVSMELKQPGNSVYLVGKTYAELGGSHYYQNKGVLGNSVPQVRLEQAKKTMNKITEAIDNGYLRACHDLSEGGLAVASAEMAFSSGFGLDLDLGKVSRTKNVCRNDFALFSESNSRFLVEVTPKYKDCFEKMMKDVDCAEIGSVTKDAVLSVTGLDGKLALSSSIDELRRRWKSVLGS, encoded by the coding sequence ATGAGCCGCTACGTCAAAAAAGACGTGCCTTTTGAACTTGTAGAAATTAACCTTCAAGATGCTGACGATCAAGAGTTATTGCAAATCAGTGCCAAAATGGGCATTGGCTTAAACTTAAACGAAATGAAAATCGTTAAAAACTATTTTGCCCAAAAAAACCGCAACCCCACAGACGTGGAACTGCAAACTATTGGTCAAACATGGTCTGAGCATTGTTACCATAAAACATTCAAAGGTGACATAACCACTCCGGAAGGTAAAATTAGCAGTTTGTTTAAAACTTACATTGCAAAAGCAACCAAAGAACTCAACCCTTCATGGTGTATTTCAGTTTTTGAGGACAACGCAGGCATAATAGATTTTGACAAAAACTACGCCATCGCTGCAAAAGTAGAAACCCACAATCACCCCTCTGCCATCGAACCCTTCGGAGGCGCTGCAACCGGAACGGGTGGAGTAATTCGAGACATTCTTGCAGTTTGGGCAGATCCCATCGCTTGCACGGATGTTTTGTGTTTTGGTCCCTTAGATTATGATTATAATAAACTGCCTGCTGGAACCAAGCACCCAAAATATGTTTACAGTGGAGTAGTAGCAGGAATTGGCACCTACGGAAACAACATGGGCATCCCCACAGTTAACGGTGCCATAAATTTTGATGAAAGCTATGTCGGAAACGTAGTAGTTTACTGTGGCTGCATTGGTATATTACCTAAAGATAAATTTGTAAAAGACACACGAGCTGGAGACATCGCCCTTCTGGTAGGTGGAGAAACCGGCAGGGATGGAATCCACGGTGTAACTTTTGCGTCTGCAGAATTAACTAAAGAATCAGAAGAAATTTCTCGCCCAGCAGTGCAGATTGCAAATCCCATAGAAGAAGAAAGGGTTAAACGAGCCATAGTGAAATTGCGAGATGCGGGTTTAGGCTCAGCAATAACCGACATCGGCGGTGGAGGAATCTCTTGTGGAACTGGAGAGATGGCTGAACGTTCTAATTTGGGAATTCATGTTTTCTTGGAAAAGATTCCGTTGAAGTATCAGGGTTTGGCGCCTTGGGAAATTTATGTTTCTGAGTCCCAAGAACGGATGTTGTTATCGGTTCCTGAAAAGAATCTAGAAAAAGCTCTCGAAATTTTTGAGAATGAAAACGTCACTGCAGCTCCAATTGGCAAATTCACAACCGATGGAATGCTAAAAGTAACGTACCACGGACAAATCGTTGCAGATCTGGATATCGACTTTATTTTTGTGCCTCCAAAATTTGTTGCTTCAACTGATTGGCAGCCTCCAAAACTGGAAGAACCAATACTTTCTGAACCCACAGACCTAAACAAGGAATTGCTGGATTTGCTTTCGTTACCTAACATTGCAAGCAAAGAATCTGTGATCCGAACCTACGACCACGAAGTCAAAGGAAACACCGTCCTAAAACCCCTGCAAAGCAAATACGGTGGACCAAATGACGCTGCAGTTTTGAAGCCTCTTGTGGATTCATGGATGGGAGTAGTTGTATCTTCGGGATTGAACACTAACTACGGCAAAATTGATCCCTACTGGATGGCAGCATCCTGCATTGATGAGGCTATCAGAAACAACGTGGCAGTTGGGGGTAGAAGAATTGCTTTGCTTGATAACTTTACGTGGGGCAATCCGCAAAAACCTGATAGATTGGGTTCGTTAGTTAGCGCTTGCAAAGCCTGTTATGATTTTGCTAAAGGTTTTGAAGCTCCGTTTATTTCAGGCAAAGATAGCCTATATAACGAGTCACCAATGGGTCCAGTTACTCCTACTTTGTTGATTACGGCCATTGGAATTATTCCTGACATACGAAAAACAGTATCCATGGAACTCAAACAACCTGGAAACAGTGTTTACCTTGTTGGCAAAACCTATGCTGAATTAGGCGGTTCCCATTACTACCAGAACAAGGGTGTTTTAGGGAATTCTGTTCCTCAAGTTAGGCTTGAACAGGCAAAGAAAACAATGAATAAAATAACTGAAGCCATCGACAACGGTTACTTGCGGGCATGTCACGACCTTTCTGAAGGTGGTTTAGCTGTAGCGTCTGCTGAAATGGCTTTTAGCAGTGGATTCGGCTTGGATTTAGACCTTGGCAAGGTTTCAAGAACTAAAAACGTTTGCAGAAACGATTTTGCTCTGTTTTCGGAGTCCAACAGCAGATTCCTTGTTGAAGTTACACCAAAATACAAAGACTGTTTTGAGAAAATGATGAAAGATGTTGACTGCGCAGAAATTGGTTCGGTAACTAAAGATGCAGTTTTGTCTGTTACTGGTTTGGATGGTAAACTAGCCTTGTCTTCTAGCATAGATGAACTGAGGAGGCGCTGGAAAAGCGTTCTAGGATCGTGA
- the purS gene encoding phosphoribosylformylglycinamidine synthase subunit PurS, with the protein MYRARIEVSLKPGHSDPEGEMTAQSLKELKFSVKNVNVSKVYMVVFEAESKQKAEEAVEEMCRKLLANPTKDNYSFKVEEEK; encoded by the coding sequence ATGTATCGTGCAAGAATAGAAGTCAGCCTCAAGCCGGGACATTCTGATCCGGAAGGAGAAATGACTGCTCAATCATTAAAGGAACTGAAGTTTTCCGTCAAAAATGTTAACGTAAGCAAGGTGTACATGGTAGTTTTTGAAGCCGAATCCAAACAGAAAGCTGAAGAGGCGGTAGAGGAAATGTGCCGAAAACTTCTTGCTAACCCGACAAAAGATAACTACAGCTTCAAAGTTGAGGAAGAAAAATGA
- the purM gene encoding phosphoribosylformylglycinamidine cyclo-ligase, with product MSKKMTYSDAGVDRETRTKSKEVLCMLKGTYSLGRYGKVVHLPYGNIFLAGNGYLDLVIEGVGTKVLLAQLADKYDSIGVDGVAMAVNDVIRSGATPLALVDNFHAHVSDPKLVREWLKGIVKGAEESNCPVTGGEIGDVASIIKGLTEGKGFDLIVASVGDVLEKDIITGTTIKPGDVVVGFRSSGVHSNGISLVRKVLFKEWGGKFDPFDVPDGLNQEVVYEALEPTKIYVKSFLNTAKQVNVKGDIHITGDAYVKFDRFMKFSDGIGFEFDNFKPQPIFDLIQRTAPEVGGEITDEEMLKTFNMGWGFGVIVDKTEVDDTIEVIEKNGVEADQIGTVTDTGNIVAKYKNKKLLLK from the coding sequence ATGTCTAAGAAGATGACTTACTCTGACGCGGGCGTTGACAGAGAAACTAGAACAAAATCTAAAGAGGTCCTTTGCATGCTAAAAGGAACCTACAGTTTAGGCAGATACGGTAAAGTTGTTCACCTGCCTTATGGCAACATCTTTCTTGCAGGGAATGGCTATCTAGACCTTGTCATTGAAGGCGTAGGAACCAAAGTTTTGTTGGCTCAATTGGCAGACAAGTATGATTCTATTGGAGTTGATGGAGTTGCAATGGCAGTTAACGACGTAATCCGTTCGGGGGCTACTCCGTTGGCTTTGGTTGACAATTTTCATGCCCATGTTTCTGACCCCAAGTTAGTAAGAGAATGGTTGAAAGGCATAGTAAAAGGTGCTGAAGAGTCAAATTGCCCCGTTACAGGGGGGGAAATTGGGGACGTGGCATCCATAATTAAAGGCTTAACAGAGGGGAAAGGTTTTGATTTGATTGTTGCCAGCGTCGGTGACGTGTTAGAAAAAGACATAATCACCGGAACTACAATCAAACCGGGGGATGTTGTTGTTGGTTTTCGTAGTTCGGGGGTTCATAGTAATGGTATTTCGTTGGTTCGTAAAGTTTTGTTCAAAGAGTGGGGAGGAAAATTTGACCCCTTTGATGTTCCTGACGGTTTAAACCAGGAAGTAGTTTATGAAGCCTTAGAGCCCACAAAAATTTATGTTAAGTCTTTTTTGAACACTGCAAAACAGGTCAACGTGAAAGGTGATATTCACATTACTGGGGATGCTTACGTTAAGTTTGACCGTTTCATGAAATTCTCCGATGGAATTGGGTTTGAATTCGACAATTTCAAGCCGCAACCAATCTTTGATTTGATTCAAAGAACAGCTCCTGAAGTTGGCGGGGAAATAACCGATGAAGAAATGCTAAAAACCTTTAACATGGGTTGGGGCTTCGGAGTTATTGTAGATAAAACCGAAGTAGATGACACAATCGAAGTTATCGAGAAAAATGGTGTTGAAGCAGACCAAATTGGAACAGTAACAGATACAGGCAATATTGTTGCAAAGTACAAAAATAAGAAACTTCTGTTAAAATAG
- the serS gene encoding serine--tRNA ligase, giving the protein MLDIKLIREHPDVVRKNLEKRGEPEKLEMLNELIEHDKQWRKLLTDASELRHKRKQITAEVAGLKKQKKDATKQIEQAKQIPEQIKELEDKVAEFREKADVLLMKLPNMLHESVPFGKDEQYNVVEKTVGKLPKFDFEPKSHVEIATDLELVDFERAAKVSGHGFYYLKGDLARLDFAVMTYTIDFLRERGYNLIAPPLMMHRKPYLGVTDLEFFGDQLYKIENDDLYLIATSEHPMAASYMDDVILEQDLPIKLVGVSPCFRKEVGAHGKYTKGLFRVHQFNKIEQFIFCHPDDSWKYHEELQQNSEDLYNSLGLHYRVVNVCTGDIGIIAAKKYDIEVWMADDTFRESGSNSNCTDYQARRLNIKYREKEGQSPAGFVHTLNNTAIATSRTLIAILEQYQQKDGTVKIPEVLQPYMNGLERLK; this is encoded by the coding sequence ATGTTGGACATTAAGCTGATTCGTGAACATCCTGATGTTGTAAGAAAGAACCTAGAGAAACGAGGGGAACCTGAAAAGCTTGAGATGCTTAATGAGTTAATTGAACATGATAAACAGTGGCGAAAACTTCTCACTGACGCAAGTGAACTGCGCCATAAACGCAAACAGATAACAGCTGAAGTTGCAGGCCTAAAAAAACAAAAAAAAGACGCAACCAAACAAATCGAACAAGCAAAACAAATTCCAGAGCAGATAAAAGAACTTGAAGACAAAGTTGCCGAATTTCGAGAAAAAGCTGACGTTTTGTTGATGAAGCTTCCTAATATGCTTCATGAAAGCGTGCCTTTTGGAAAAGACGAACAATACAATGTTGTTGAAAAAACGGTTGGAAAACTCCCAAAATTTGATTTCGAACCAAAAAGCCATGTAGAAATCGCTACAGACTTGGAATTAGTTGATTTTGAACGGGCAGCAAAAGTTTCTGGACACGGATTCTATTACCTTAAAGGAGATTTAGCTAGATTAGACTTTGCCGTGATGACTTACACCATAGATTTTCTCAGAGAACGCGGCTACAACCTTATTGCGCCACCATTGATGATGCACAGAAAACCCTACTTGGGTGTCACAGACCTAGAATTTTTCGGGGATCAGCTCTACAAAATTGAAAACGACGACTTGTACTTGATTGCCACAAGCGAACACCCAATGGCAGCATCCTACATGGACGACGTGATTCTTGAGCAAGACTTGCCCATAAAATTGGTTGGAGTTAGTCCATGCTTCAGAAAAGAAGTTGGAGCCCATGGAAAATACACTAAAGGCTTGTTCAGAGTGCACCAGTTCAATAAAATTGAACAATTCATTTTTTGTCACCCCGACGATTCGTGGAAATATCACGAAGAACTGCAACAAAATTCAGAAGACCTCTACAACAGCCTGGGCTTGCATTACAGGGTTGTAAACGTTTGTACAGGTGACATTGGAATAATTGCTGCCAAAAAATATGACATAGAAGTGTGGATGGCTGATGACACCTTCAGGGAATCTGGCTCAAATAGCAATTGTACAGACTACCAAGCCCGAAGATTAAACATAAAATATCGCGAAAAAGAAGGACAATCTCCTGCAGGTTTTGTTCATACGCTAAACAATACAGCAATTGCCACTAGCAGGACTTTGATTGCAATCTTGGAGCAGTATCAACAAAAGGATGGAACCGTCAAAATTCCTGAAGTTTTACAGCCGTATATGAATGGTCTTGAACGTTTAAAGTAA
- a CDS encoding 30S ribosomal protein S3ae encodes MSKRRGRIKDKWRDKKWYNVISPPYFGGVELGAVPADDPVKLVGRIVDGTLYDITNDFAHQYLKLYFRIEEVEGKTARTVFKGHEYSRDYLRSLVRRRTTRVDGILNVTTSDNYELTLAVSVFTLSRIKTSQEHEIRSLMNKIVKDKSEVLTFDQFVQELVLGKIASDIYNEAKKISPLRHVGVRKSKLTAQPAA; translated from the coding sequence ATGTCAAAGAGAAGAGGACGCATAAAAGACAAGTGGCGCGACAAGAAATGGTACAACGTAATTTCTCCACCTTACTTTGGAGGAGTTGAATTAGGAGCCGTACCCGCAGACGATCCTGTAAAACTTGTTGGAAGGATTGTAGACGGCACTCTTTATGACATCACCAATGACTTCGCGCATCAATATCTCAAACTTTATTTCCGAATCGAAGAAGTTGAAGGCAAAACTGCCCGAACCGTCTTTAAAGGACATGAATATTCTCGAGACTACTTGAGAAGCCTAGTAAGACGACGAACCACACGGGTAGACGGAATCTTAAACGTTACAACCAGCGACAATTATGAATTAACTTTAGCAGTTTCTGTTTTCACCCTTTCACGAATAAAAACTTCACAAGAACACGAAATACGTAGCTTAATGAACAAAATCGTCAAAGACAAATCTGAGGTCTTGACCTTTGACCAGTTCGTTCAAGAACTTGTTCTAGGAAAAATTGCTTCTGACATCTACAATGAAGCCAAGAAAATCTCACCACTTCGTCATGTTGGCGTCCGCAAATCAAAACTAACCGCTCAGCCAGCTGCTTAG
- a CDS encoding PKD domain-containing protein yields MINQTLRTAFMGKNYESLEKNKQIKKRMLTSLIILTLISLLVSTPQLIFSASAIGSEPSLEEILNNVGYSNIAIEDVETFPAGIYNITLLAEFAGYYNNNILSYYVVETTNYHTIFTGPEGASGSNNGGYVIPPISKMLEVDSQFGLTLITPEYQYFTEHDLNPDFPLEHAQVFRNLDNPNMFLIGFENYYGQQIARDFNDMVFSLTLINPLEIVSVSRIPETPNYDESVMVTAQVKEGSYEIDSVILSFQANSGSWSNVTMNLDTTEYVAMIPAQQYGKTVNYKVYAIDVFGSTAVSTVYSYTVGDFIEPIIIDVARIPSVVNSHQIATILANVTEPIAGSGVKSVILHYKINNEWTMNAMSLRDGLWTEIIPGQNPGTPVQFYVQAYDGAENNAQSPTFSYQVIIPNSAPRADFSVAPTPGYTDENINFDGSASSDLDGTIANYFWNFGDGTYAYGETTSHAYDKNGEFVVSLRVTDNRGAIDIITKTVTVENRPAPQPTNNRPVAVFTESPEPAYATETVTLNASESYDTDGTITTYTWNFGDGTTATGAIVTHTYENSGSYKIELTVTDNEGATDSTTSTKTILNNEPIAAFTQTSEEANKGEKIVFDASESFDVDGTIVEYTWTFGDQTTSTGVIVDHSYPNTGEYTVTLTVTDDDGATDSVTSTVNVVNQEPVAIFIANTTEITENQAVQFDASESYDTDGTITTYTWNFGDGTTATGITTEHTYTQAGEYTVTLTVTDNEGASTSATTTVNVTAEPTVTLAVLSVIGLGITALTASLLYGLFVRRNKNKKSKKTD; encoded by the coding sequence ATGATTAATCAGACTTTAAGAACAGCTTTCATGGGAAAAAATTATGAAAGCTTAGAAAAAAACAAACAGATAAAGAAAAGAATGCTAACAAGCCTAATCATCTTAACATTAATTTCTTTGCTTGTTTCCACACCACAATTGATCTTTTCTGCATCAGCAATAGGCTCTGAACCAAGTCTAGAAGAGATCCTAAACAATGTAGGATATAGTAATATTGCTATTGAAGATGTTGAAACATTCCCAGCAGGAATTTATAACATCACATTGCTAGCAGAATTTGCTGGATACTATAACAACAACATCCTGAGTTATTATGTGGTTGAAACAACAAACTATCATACAATCTTCACAGGACCCGAAGGGGCATCTGGAAGCAATAATGGCGGATATGTAATTCCGCCAATATCCAAGATGTTAGAAGTTGACAGTCAGTTTGGGTTGACACTGATCACTCCTGAGTATCAGTATTTCACAGAGCATGATTTAAACCCCGACTTTCCTTTGGAACACGCTCAAGTGTTCAGGAATTTAGATAACCCAAACATGTTTCTGATTGGCTTTGAAAATTATTATGGGCAACAAATTGCTCGTGACTTTAATGACATGGTTTTCTCTTTGACACTCATCAACCCCTTAGAAATTGTCAGCGTTAGCAGAATTCCTGAAACTCCCAACTATGATGAATCAGTAATGGTTACTGCACAAGTCAAAGAGGGCAGTTACGAAATTGATTCAGTCATTCTCAGTTTCCAAGCTAACTCAGGAAGCTGGAGCAACGTAACCATGAATTTAGACACCACTGAATATGTTGCAATGATCCCAGCTCAACAATACGGCAAAACAGTAAACTACAAAGTTTATGCCATAGACGTATTTGGCAGTACAGCTGTTTCAACAGTTTATTCCTATACGGTTGGCGACTTTATTGAGCCAATAATAATTGATGTGGCTCGAATTCCCTCAGTAGTTAACTCTCACCAAATAGCTACAATTTTGGCTAATGTGACCGAACCCATTGCCGGAAGCGGAGTCAAATCAGTTATTCTACACTACAAAATAAACAACGAGTGGACAATGAATGCAATGTCATTACGTGATGGGTTATGGACTGAAATTATTCCTGGACAAAACCCAGGAACTCCAGTTCAGTTTTATGTACAAGCTTATGACGGAGCAGAAAATAATGCACAATCACCAACTTTCAGCTACCAAGTCATAATTCCAAACAGCGCACCAAGAGCAGACTTTAGTGTTGCCCCAACCCCGGGATATACTGATGAAAACATCAACTTTGATGGATCTGCTAGCTCAGATTTAGACGGTACTATTGCAAATTATTTCTGGAACTTTGGAGATGGAACCTATGCATATGGCGAAACAACAAGCCACGCATATGATAAGAATGGGGAATTTGTTGTTTCACTCAGAGTAACTGATAACAGAGGAGCAATTGACATCATCACAAAAACAGTAACTGTTGAAAACAGACCAGCCCCACAGCCTACAAACAACAGACCAGTAGCAGTTTTCACAGAGTCTCCTGAACCAGCTTATGCAACTGAAACAGTAACTCTCAATGCTTCTGAAAGCTACGACACAGACGGAACAATCACCACATATACATGGAACTTTGGCGACGGAACAACAGCAACAGGCGCCATAGTGACTCATACCTACGAAAATTCTGGCTCATACAAAATAGAATTAACAGTAACAGACAATGAAGGAGCGACAGACTCAACGACTTCAACAAAAACTATCCTAAATAACGAACCTATAGCAGCGTTTACACAAACTTCTGAAGAAGCAAACAAAGGTGAAAAAATCGTTTTTGATGCTTCCGAAAGCTTTGATGTAGACGGCACAATAGTTGAATATACATGGACTTTCGGTGACCAAACAACATCAACAGGTGTTATAGTTGACCACTCTTACCCCAACACTGGAGAATATACAGTAACCCTGACAGTCACAGATGATGATGGAGCTACAGATTCAGTAACTTCAACAGTAAATGTTGTTAATCAAGAACCAGTAGCAATATTCATTGCAAACACCACAGAAATTACAGAAAACCAAGCAGTCCAATTTGATGCTTCTGAAAGCTACGACACAGACGGAACAATCACCACATACACATGGAACTTTGGCGACGGAACAACAGCAACAGGGATAACTACAGAGCACACCTACACGCAAGCAGGAGAATACACAGTAACTCTAACAGTAACCGATAACGAAGGCGCATCCACATCAGCAACTACCACAGTGAACGTCACTGCTGAACCAACGGTAACATTAGCAGTTCTTTCTGTGATTGGTTTAGGAATCACTGCATTAACGGCCAGTCTTCTGTATGGCTTGTTTGTGCGAAGAAATAAAAATAAAAAATCCAAAAAAACCGATTAA
- a CDS encoding DUF4364 family protein, with product MENKRRDRLYIISEILSICKDGSLKTQIMYKANLSFAQLNEYIDFLIKIELITIQKESGKNVYRITAKGQKYLEKYKDISEILGNTDS from the coding sequence GTGGAGAACAAACGAAGAGACAGACTTTACATTATTTCTGAAATTTTGAGCATATGCAAAGATGGCTCTTTGAAAACTCAGATAATGTACAAAGCCAATTTAAGCTTCGCTCAGTTGAATGAGTATATAGATTTTCTTATTAAAATTGAACTTATTACAATCCAAAAAGAAAGCGGTAAAAACGTTTACCGAATAACTGCCAAAGGACAAAAGTATCTGGAAAAATACAAAGATATCTCCGAAATTTTGGGGAATACTGATTCCTAA
- a CDS encoding orotidine 5'-phosphate decarboxylase: protein MFYAKYLQITKEKGSFINLNLDPALPNQRSSNTIPLSYANKEDQQALLDFSLDILEQVSDYCCCVKPNTQYYLGHTGILQTIAKKIHDLGMLSILDHKLTDIGSTNGSALYWIKKMGFDAFTFSPFAGNTKMTVEKAHEQDLGVIVLTLMSNPEAEQMMVNTTVNGKPYFLYTAQSIKETGADGCVVGLTCFVKPEYVKQIQETVGDTAVFLLQGIGPQGGKANNIRYVKNPLISLGRAVLYADNPKKTIQKYHDIFKKYA from the coding sequence ATGTTTTATGCGAAGTATTTGCAGATAACTAAAGAAAAAGGCAGTTTTATTAATCTTAATCTTGACCCTGCGTTACCTAATCAAAGAAGCAGCAACACAATTCCCCTTAGTTATGCAAACAAAGAAGACCAACAAGCCCTCCTAGATTTTTCGTTAGATATCCTTGAGCAAGTCAGCGACTATTGTTGTTGTGTTAAACCTAACACACAGTATTATTTAGGGCACACTGGGATACTTCAAACCATAGCAAAAAAAATTCATGATCTTGGTATGTTATCAATTCTCGACCATAAATTAACCGACATAGGCTCAACTAACGGGTCAGCTTTATATTGGATAAAAAAAATGGGTTTTGATGCCTTCACTTTCTCGCCCTTTGCTGGCAACACCAAAATGACTGTAGAAAAAGCCCACGAACAAGATTTGGGCGTGATTGTTCTTACTTTGATGTCAAATCCCGAAGCAGAACAAATGATGGTAAACACCACCGTAAACGGGAAACCTTACTTTTTGTACACTGCACAATCAATCAAAGAAACTGGTGCAGATGGTTGTGTGGTTGGTTTGACCTGTTTTGTTAAACCTGAGTACGTAAAGCAGATTCAAGAAACAGTGGGTGATACGGCAGTGTTTTTGCTTCAAGGAATCGGACCCCAAGGGGGAAAAGCAAACAACATTCGGTATGTCAAAAACCCCCTGATTAGCCTGGGACGGGCAGTCTTATATGCAGATAACCCCAAAAAAACTATCCAAAAATACCATGATATATTCAAAAAATACGCCTAA
- a CDS encoding DsrE/DsrF/DrsH-like family protein — MVDKKSLLYVQTSDDPERQYSPLVLAQTAKTMGVDAKVYYLGQGLRVLLLGVAEKIKLGSFPTVKEMIDNTLASGVQILVCEASKQMFGWEKIDLIPGLKIVGAATLNDLVLESNGTMWF, encoded by the coding sequence TTGGTTGATAAAAAATCTTTATTATATGTTCAAACCAGTGACGATCCTGAACGCCAATACTCTCCCCTTGTTTTAGCACAAACTGCAAAAACAATGGGTGTAGACGCCAAAGTTTACTATCTCGGACAAGGACTTCGGGTATTACTTCTAGGAGTGGCTGAAAAAATAAAACTAGGGTCTTTTCCAACTGTGAAAGAAATGATTGACAATACTCTCGCATCAGGGGTTCAAATTCTGGTTTGTGAAGCTTCAAAACAAATGTTTGGTTGGGAAAAAATCGACTTGATTCCTGGACTAAAAATCGTGGGCGCAGCAACATTAAATGATCTAGTGCTTGAATCCAACGGCACAATGTGGTTCTAA